TCGTCGGAACCGCCGACGGCATCGCGGCGCCCCGGCTGGCCGAGCTGCGGCCGGCGCGGGCGGAACTGCATGAGCTGTGGCGGCAGACCACGATGGCGCTGGAGCTGCTGGCCAGCATCGGGCACTGCCACGGGGATCTCTCCGCCTACAACATCCTGGTACGGGACGGGCAGATCATGCTGATCGACCTGCCGCAGGTGGTCGACCTGGCGATGAACCCGAACGGCCCAGCCTTCCTGGAACGCGATGTGCGGAACGTGACGAACTGGTTCGCGGCCCGGGGCCTGCCTGCCGATCTCGCCGACCCCGGCCTGCTGCTGGCGGACCTGCGCGCGGCGGCAGGGTTGCCGTGAGGTACAGTGGTCACACACCGCAATCGGCACGCAGTCGCGTGGCCATCGCCGACCGATCGGCACGCGGTGCCCCACACACCCAGCAACGGCGCGTGGTACCAAGGACATCACGCGCCGGGTTCGTCCCTGTGAACGCCCACTGCACCACCAGTTCGCCCTGCCTGCGCGCGGGCAGCCGGGCCTCCTTGCGACGTGCCACGTCCGAGAGGCATTTGTGACCGTCACCGTGGATTCGACTACTACCCCGATCACCTCCTTCGCCGAGCTGAACCTGCCGGAACCGCTGCTGCGCACGCTGCGCAAAAGCGGGATGACCGCCCCGTTCCCGATCCAGGCCGCGACCCTGCCGGACGCGCTGGCCGGGCGGGATGTGCTGGGCCGGGCGCAGACCGGCTCCGGCAAGACCCTTGCCTTCGGCCTGGCCCTGCTGGCCAGGCTGGACGGCGGCAAGGCCCGCCCGAACCGGCCGCGCGCGCTGGTCCTGGTGCCCACCAGGGAGCTGGCCATGCAGGTGGCCGACGCGCTGACCCCGCTGGCCAAGGCGCTGGGGCTGTGGTGCCGCACCGCCGTTGGCGGGATGTCCTTCCCGCGCCAGACCGATGCCCTGAACAAGGGCGTCGACCTGCTGATCGCCACCCCCGGCAGGCTGTCCGACCACGTGCGGCAGGGCACCTGCTCGCTGGACGACACCGACTTCGTCGCGCTGGACGAGGCCGACCAGATGGCCGATATGGGCTTCCTGCCGCAGGTGCGGGAGATTCTCGACCTCACCCCGCGCGACGGGCAGCGGTTGCTGTTCTCCGCGACCCTGGACGGGGACGTGGCGAAGCTGGTGCGGATGTACCTGACCGCCCCGGTGACGCACTCGGTGGCTCCGGTCACCGCCAGCGTCACCACCATGGAGCACCATCTGCTGCAGGTCAGCCATCAGGACAAGCAGGCCGTGGTCACCGAGATCGGTGCCCGGCAGGGCCGCACGATCATGTTCGTGCGTACCAAGCACCACGTGGACCGGCTCACCACGAAGCTGCGGGCCAGCGGGGTGGCCGCGGCGGCGCTGCACGGCGGCAAGACCCAGGGCCAGCGCAACCGGGTGCTGGCCGCCTTCAAGGACGGCAGCACCCCGGTGCTGGTCGCCACCGACGTGGCGGCCCGCGGCATCCACGTGGACGACGTGAGCCTGGTGCTGCACGTCGACCCGCCAGCCGACCACAAGGACTACCTGCACCGGGCCGGGCGCACCGCGCGGGCAGGCGCCTCCGGCACCGTGGTCACCCTCATCACGCACGACCAGCGGCGGCCCATGCGCCGGTTGACCGAGCGGGCCGGGGTGAAGCCTGCGCACGCCACCGTGCGGCCCGGCGACGCCGAACTGGCCCGGATCACCGGCGCCCGCACGCCGAGCGGCGAGCCCGTGGTGGAGCAGCCCCCGCAGCGGCCCAAGCCGCGCCAGCAGGGCCAGCACGGCTTCGGTGGCCGGCGTGGGACGCAGGACAAGGGGCGCCCCGGCTTCCGGCCGCGGCGCAAGCCCGCGCCGCGCGGCGGGCGGGGCCCGGCCCGGCGACGTGCCGCCAGCACCGAGGGGTCGTAACCCGCAAGGGGCAGGCGATGCGAGACTGCCGGGCGTGAACGCACCAGGCTCAGTCGTCCGGACCGCGACCGCCACCCCTCCCGAGCAGGTCTTCGACTGGCTCGACGCGGAGGCCGAGAAGCGAGCCGAGGCCGGGCTCGTCCGGCGGCTGCGGCCCCGAACGGCCGAGTCCGCGGAACTCGACCTTGCCGGGAACGACTACCTCGGGCTGGCCAGGGACAAGCGGGTGGCCGGAGCCGCGGCCGCGGCCGCCCTGCGCTGGGGCGCGGGCTCGACCGGCTCCCGGCTGGTCACCGGCTCCACCGAGCTGCATGCCGAGCTGGAACACGAGCTGGCCAGGTTCACCGGCGCCCAGGCCGCACTGGTGTTCTCCTCCGGGTTCACCGCGAACCTCGGCGCGGTCACCGCGCTGTCCGGTGCCGAGTCGGCGATCGTGACCGACAAGTACATCCACGCCTCGTTGATCGAGGGCTGCCGGCTGTCCAGGGCGGACGTGGCCGCGGTGGCGCACGCCGATCCGGCCGCGATGCGGCACGCGCTGGCCACCCGGCGCAAGGCAAGGGCGCTGGTGGTCACCGACTCGGTCTTCTCGGTGGACGGCGACCTGGCCCCGCTGCCCGAGCTGGCCGCCACCTGCCGCGAGCAGGGCGCCGCGCTGCTGGTGGACGACGCGCACGGAATCGGCGTGCTCGGCGAGGGCGGCCGGGGCGCGGTGCACGAGGCCGGCCTCGCGGACGCGCCGGATGTGGTGACCACGATCACGCTGTCCAAGGCGTTCGGTGCGCAGGGCGGGGCGGTACTCGGCCCGCGCAGGGTCATCCGGCACCTTGTGGACACCGCGAGGAGCTTCATCTTCGACACCGGGCTCGCCCCCGCCAGCGTGGCCGCGGCACAGACGGCCCTCGGGGTGCTGCGCGCCGAGCCGGAGCTGGCCACCAACGTACGGGCGGCAGCGGGAAACCTCGCCGAACGGCTCGGCGCGGCCGGGTTCATCGTGAGCACCCCCGCGGCCGCCGTGGTCTCGGTACGGGCTCCTGGCCCTGAGGACGCCGTGGCCTGGGCGGCACGCTGCGCCGAGCAGGGAGTCAAGGTGGGCTGTTTCCGCCCGCCCTCGGTGCCGGACGGCGTCTCCCGGCTGCGGCTGACCGCGCGTGCCGACCTCACCGAAGCCGATCTGGACAAGGCGGTCGGCGTCATCACCGAGACCGCGCCACGGGGTGCCCGTTAGGGGAAGAGCCGGGGGAACACGCTGTCGCCGAGCTTGCCATCGTAGTGCGCCACCCGGGTGTAGACCCCTGGCTTGCCCGGCTCTCCGCAGCCGACTCCCCAGGACACGATCCCGATCACCGTCGTGCCGACCAGCAGCGGGCCGCCGGAGTCGCCGGTGCAGGCGTCCACCCCGCCCTCGGGCAGGCCCGCGCACACCATGGTGGTGGAGTCGTAGTTACGGAACGCCTGCCCGCAGTCCTGGTCGCTGACGATCGGCAGGGTGGCGCCACGCAGTGTGTTCGACCGTGGGCCGCCGTCCGCGGTGCGGCCCCAGCCAATCACGGTCGCCCTGGTGCCCGCCTGATACAGCCCGGTGTCCGAGCCGGTCGCGGGCCGGGCGGTGGGGTACCACAGCGCACTGGAGAGCGTGAGCGTGGCGATGTCGTTGCCCGAGCCCGGCGTGCGGTACTCCGGGTGCACCCAGATCGAGCGCACCCCTGAGGTGCGGCCGAGGTCGGTGCGCTTGTCCTGGCGGCCGCCCACCACGACCAGGTCCTCGCGGGGTATCGCCCGGGCGCAGTGCGCGGCGGTGAGCACGGTGTCCTGGCCGATGAGCACGCCACCACAGAACTGGCCGCCGCGCCGGTCGGTGAGGAACACGGCGTAGGGGTAGTCCCGGATGGACACCTCGTTGCCGCCGACGATGGTGGGCTGGGTTGCCCCCGCCGCAGGCACGAACAGGGTGGCCGCGAGCAGCGCCACCGCGGCCACGACGGCCCGCCGGTATCTCGTCACCATCATGCCCTCCAGGTCTGGCTCGTCGGCGTCCTCACCCTAATCAGGTCAAGCACCGAACCGGTGTCACTGAATCGGGTGGTGTCCGTGCCAGGGGCTCGGCTCTGCGAAGCTGGTGGCGTGCGAGTACGGGCCGGGATAGCGCTGCTGACCGTCGGGACGACGGTGCTGGCTGGGTGCACCGACACCCCGCCGCGGGCCGCCGGGCCTGCGGTGACGAACACCACGCCCGCCCCGGCCACATCGGCCGCGCCCCCGGACGGTACGACAACGAAGGGGACCACCGCGCCACCCTCCGCCACGGGCTGGCGGGTGGGCGCCCGGCCGCTGCCGCTGCGCCCGGACGGCTACGGCGAGATGCGGCCCACCCCGCCCGAGCTGGTGGAGCGCAGCCTGCCCACCCGTGATCTGCTCCCGCCGCCCCGGGACGGCCGCTACGCCGCGACCGTCGACCCGGTGCCCGCGGAGGTGCTGCGGCGCAGCACCTGGCAGCCGGGCTGCCCGGTGGCGGCCGGTGACCTGCGCTACCTGACGATGTCCTTCT
The sequence above is drawn from the Amycolatopsis aidingensis genome and encodes:
- a CDS encoding DEAD/DEAH box helicase, which produces MDSTTTPITSFAELNLPEPLLRTLRKSGMTAPFPIQAATLPDALAGRDVLGRAQTGSGKTLAFGLALLARLDGGKARPNRPRALVLVPTRELAMQVADALTPLAKALGLWCRTAVGGMSFPRQTDALNKGVDLLIATPGRLSDHVRQGTCSLDDTDFVALDEADQMADMGFLPQVREILDLTPRDGQRLLFSATLDGDVAKLVRMYLTAPVTHSVAPVTASVTTMEHHLLQVSHQDKQAVVTEIGARQGRTIMFVRTKHHVDRLTTKLRASGVAAAALHGGKTQGQRNRVLAAFKDGSTPVLVATDVAARGIHVDDVSLVLHVDPPADHKDYLHRAGRTARAGASGTVVTLITHDQRRPMRRLTERAGVKPAHATVRPGDAELARITGARTPSGEPVVEQPPQRPKPRQQGQHGFGGRRGTQDKGRPGFRPRRKPAPRGGRGPARRRAASTEGS
- a CDS encoding 8-amino-7-oxononanoate synthase, coding for MNAPGSVVRTATATPPEQVFDWLDAEAEKRAEAGLVRRLRPRTAESAELDLAGNDYLGLARDKRVAGAAAAAALRWGAGSTGSRLVTGSTELHAELEHELARFTGAQAALVFSSGFTANLGAVTALSGAESAIVTDKYIHASLIEGCRLSRADVAAVAHADPAAMRHALATRRKARALVVTDSVFSVDGDLAPLPELAATCREQGAALLVDDAHGIGVLGEGGRGAVHEAGLADAPDVVTTITLSKAFGAQGGAVLGPRRVIRHLVDTARSFIFDTGLAPASVAAAQTALGVLRAEPELATNVRAAAGNLAERLGAAGFIVSTPAAAVVSVRAPGPEDAVAWAARCAEQGVKVGCFRPPSVPDGVSRLRLTARADLTEADLDKAVGVITETAPRGAR
- a CDS encoding serine protease, which codes for MVTRYRRAVVAAVALLAATLFVPAAGATQPTIVGGNEVSIRDYPYAVFLTDRRGGQFCGGVLIGQDTVLTAAHCARAIPREDLVVVGGRQDKRTDLGRTSGVRSIWVHPEYRTPGSGNDIATLTLSSALWYPTARPATGSDTGLYQAGTRATVIGWGRTADGGPRSNTLRGATLPIVSDQDCGQAFRNYDSTTMVCAGLPEGGVDACTGDSGGPLLVGTTVIGIVSWGVGCGEPGKPGVYTRVAHYDGKLGDSVFPRLFP